A genomic segment from Candidatus Desulfarcum epimagneticum encodes:
- a CDS encoding Glycosyl transferase family 9, whose product MKKILIIKFSAIGDVFMAMPHIDAILSAHKKDEVWLLTSRLFMDFFARHPRLKAVELDPGRRISKNSALGRTLWARRQKFDAVCDLQGNRVSRRIARHSGAPVRAGTQPSGAYNFHPERPYTNQSRTHVTGRLDETLESAGLPRSGKGFSAYPSPEDEKKVAEWKEKNGVADGGHAILHAGSSKGWESKRWPGSHYRDLALRLEAEGVRCVWVGGREDREINREMARWAGIDATGHFSLMGLYLMGKNAKLAVCNDSAPMHIMAAAGAPTYGFFGPTSWMKNHASGQRRRVIQNDSPCSPCFSGKCPPDRNHMCLDAISPGEVFDTIRRDLPLS is encoded by the coding sequence ATGAAAAAAATTCTCATTATCAAATTTTCGGCCATCGGCGATGTGTTCATGGCCATGCCCCATATAGACGCCATTTTGTCCGCCCACAAAAAGGATGAGGTGTGGCTATTGACCAGCCGCCTGTTTATGGATTTTTTCGCCCGCCATCCCCGCTTAAAGGCTGTGGAGCTGGACCCGGGCCGCCGGATTTCAAAAAACAGCGCCCTGGGCAGAACGCTGTGGGCGCGAAGGCAAAAATTCGACGCGGTGTGCGATCTCCAGGGCAACCGGGTCAGCCGCCGGATCGCCCGCCACTCCGGGGCGCCGGTCCGGGCCGGCACCCAGCCTTCCGGCGCCTACAACTTTCATCCTGAGCGCCCCTACACCAACCAGAGCCGGACACATGTGACCGGGCGTCTGGACGAGACCCTGGAATCGGCGGGCCTGCCCCGGTCCGGGAAGGGTTTTTCGGCGTATCCCTCGCCGGAAGATGAAAAGAAAGTGGCGGAGTGGAAAGAAAAAAACGGGGTCGCGGACGGCGGGCACGCCATTTTGCACGCCGGGTCCAGCAAAGGGTGGGAATCCAAAAGATGGCCCGGCTCCCATTACCGGGACCTGGCTTTGAGGCTGGAGGCCGAAGGCGTCCGGTGCGTATGGGTCGGGGGCCGGGAGGACCGGGAAATCAACCGGGAAATGGCCCGGTGGGCGGGCATCGACGCCACGGGCCATTTTTCGCTCATGGGGCTTTACCTGATGGGGAAAAACGCGAAACTCGCGGTGTGCAATGACTCGGCGCCCATGCACATCATGGCGGCGGCGGGCGCCCCCACCTACGGTTTTTTCGGCCCCACCAGCTGGATGAAAAACCACGCGTCGGGGCAGCGGCGCCGGGTCATCCAAAACGACTCCCCCTGCTCCCCGTGCTTTTCAGGCAAATGCCCGCCGGACCGGAATCACATGTGTCTGGACGCCATTTCTCCCGGCGAGGTTTTTGACACAATCCGCCGGGACCTTCCCCTTTCGTAA
- the msrB gene encoding methionine sulfoxide reductase B (Evidence 2a : Function from experimental evidences in other organisms; Product type e : enzyme), with the protein MFKTSLLLGALALFAAGLIPGDASCRESGEAKMEKQKRFSRQALKKRLTPLQYRVTQEDGTERPFDNEFWDHKEPGIYVDIVSGEPLFSSLDKYKSGTGWPSFTRPLSPENIVEKKDRKLFVTRTEVRSKHADSHLGHVFDDGPQPTGLRYCMNSASLRFVPVRDLEKEGHGEFKTLFE; encoded by the coding sequence ATGTTTAAGACCAGTCTATTGTTGGGAGCGCTGGCGCTTTTCGCGGCCGGCTTGATTCCGGGCGACGCCTCGTGCCGGGAATCGGGGGAGGCAAAAATGGAGAAACAGAAACGTTTCAGCAGACAGGCGCTTAAAAAACGCTTAACGCCGCTGCAATACCGGGTCACCCAGGAGGACGGAACGGAGCGGCCCTTTGACAACGAGTTCTGGGACCACAAAGAGCCCGGGATTTACGTGGACATCGTGTCCGGAGAGCCCCTTTTCAGCTCCCTGGACAAGTACAAATCCGGGACCGGCTGGCCGAGTTTCACCCGTCCCCTTTCCCCGGAGAACATTGTGGAAAAAAAGGACCGGAAACTGTTCGTGACCCGGACAGAGGTCAGGAGCAAACACGCCGATTCCCACCTGGGCCATGTCTTTGACGACGGTCCCCAGCCCACGGGGCTCCGGTACTGCATGAATTCGGCGTCGCTGCGGTTTGTCCCTGTCCGGGACCTGGAAAAAGAAGGGCACGGGGAGTTTAAGACGCTTTTCGAATAA
- the msrA gene encoding Peptide methionine sulfoxide reductase (Evidence 2a : Function from experimental evidences in other organisms; Product type e : enzyme) — protein sequence MERAVFAGGCFWCMEPPYDKLDGVASTTSGYIGGHKDNPTYEEVSAGITGHTEAVEIVYDPEKIGYEKLLEVFWRNIDPQAKDRQFCDSGTQYRSAIFYVDDGQKKQAEDSRKEMEKRLGRIHTEIAPASTFYPAEDYHQDYYRKNPLRYKFYRASCGRDRRLKELWGE from the coding sequence TTGGAGCGGGCCGTGTTCGCCGGGGGATGTTTCTGGTGCATGGAGCCGCCCTACGACAAACTGGACGGGGTGGCGTCCACCACATCCGGCTATATCGGGGGCCACAAAGACAACCCCACCTATGAGGAGGTGTCGGCCGGAATCACGGGCCACACCGAGGCGGTGGAGATTGTCTATGACCCGGAAAAAATCGGCTATGAAAAGCTGCTGGAAGTTTTCTGGAGAAACATTGATCCCCAGGCAAAGGACAGGCAGTTTTGCGACTCCGGGACCCAGTACCGCTCGGCGATTTTTTACGTCGATGACGGGCAGAAAAAACAGGCCGAGGACTCCAGAAAAGAGATGGAGAAGCGTCTGGGCCGGATTCACACCGAAATCGCTCCGGCCTCGACTTTTTACCCCGCGGAGGATTACCACCAGGATTATTACAGAAAAAATCCCCTTCGGTACAAGTTTTACCGGGCGTCCTGCGGAAGGGACCGGCGCCTCAAAGAGCTTTGGGGAGAATGA
- a CDS encoding Glycosyl transferase, group 1 yields MSKNTNVGDAVKISLKIFPSNDILLSMTQSKLTVVQTLPELESGGVERGTLEISRHLLQKGHRSIVVSGGGRLVSELEKSGGEHVTWPVGAKSPRAIPCVFALRSFLVREKVDVLHLRSRVPAWIGLTAVKTIPKSKRPALVTTFHGFYSVHRFSAVMTKGDKVIAISKTIADHIQKEYGVPGHRLTLIHRGFDEETFDPDRVSPDRIKAVKRKWGLEEDPGPVIILPGRLTRWKGQDVFIKSLARLDPGLAWRAVCVGDVRENPAWARTLEGLIRRHDLSGRVILGGHCADMPAALMAADIVVSASSTQPEAFGRVAVEAQAMARPIIATAHGGSLETVKDRETGRLVPPEDVGEMAGALSEVLSDRGLREAYGKNGQKRVRRLFTARIMCEKTLEVYHEVVS; encoded by the coding sequence ATGTCAAAAAATACGAACGTCGGAGACGCCGTCAAAATTTCCTTGAAAATTTTCCCTTCAAACGATATCCTGCTTTCCATGACTCAATCCAAACTCACCGTTGTCCAGACGCTTCCCGAGCTTGAAAGCGGCGGGGTGGAGCGCGGGACCCTGGAAATCAGCCGCCATCTTCTCCAAAAAGGCCACCGCTCCATCGTCGTCTCCGGCGGGGGGCGCCTGGTTTCGGAGCTTGAAAAATCCGGGGGGGAGCATGTGACATGGCCTGTGGGCGCCAAGAGCCCCCGGGCGATTCCATGCGTGTTCGCCCTTCGGTCTTTCCTGGTCCGGGAAAAGGTCGATGTCCTGCATCTTCGCTCCCGGGTCCCGGCCTGGATCGGCCTTACGGCCGTCAAAACCATTCCCAAAAGCAAACGCCCGGCGCTGGTGACCACCTTTCACGGTTTTTATTCCGTCCACCGATTCAGCGCCGTGATGACCAAAGGCGACAAAGTCATCGCCATCTCAAAAACCATCGCCGATCACATCCAGAAAGAATACGGGGTTCCGGGCCATCGCCTGACCCTGATCCACAGGGGATTTGATGAAGAGACTTTCGACCCGGACCGGGTTTCCCCGGACCGGATTAAAGCGGTGAAAAGAAAATGGGGGCTTGAAGAAGACCCGGGGCCGGTCATCATTCTCCCCGGTCGTCTGACCCGGTGGAAGGGGCAGGACGTTTTCATCAAAAGCCTGGCGCGTCTTGACCCAGGCCTTGCCTGGCGGGCGGTCTGCGTGGGGGATGTCCGCGAGAACCCGGCCTGGGCCCGGACGCTTGAAGGGCTGATCCGGCGCCATGATCTTTCCGGACGAGTCATTCTCGGGGGCCATTGCGCGGACATGCCCGCCGCGCTCATGGCCGCGGACATCGTGGTGTCGGCCTCCTCCACCCAGCCCGAGGCGTTCGGCCGCGTGGCGGTGGAGGCCCAGGCCATGGCCCGGCCCATCATCGCCACGGCCCACGGGGGAAGCCTGGAAACCGTCAAAGACCGGGAAACGGGGCGGCTTGTCCCGCCGGAAGATGTCGGGGAAATGGCCGGCGCGCTGTCCGAAGTCCTTTCAGACCGGGGCCTTCGGGAAGCATATGGAAAAAACGGTCAAAAGCGGGTCCGGCGGCTGTTCACCGCCCGGATCATGTGCGAAAAGACCCTTGAGGTGTATCATGAGGTGGTGTCATGA
- a CDS encoding conserved hypothetical protein (Evidence 4 : Unknown function but conserved in other organisms) — protein MPDTLSHSYEKQLRSLESSGRLNEDSAWEIASGASLAYVERFFKDRDSHDDALGALCALAAHPDPAVSKTGETGLFRLLAERLSDSFDPDACALYDMAFVKIIQFARGRLRGKEIDRALDRFGLFGEKELIQRKKDMSGLNRPFEEKELKAVKKCLILSRVSLGAEIAVTSVAIGKILEACPNAEAVLIGDGAMSGVFHDVARFRVRHCPYPSGGSLFDRLGIWTAALEIVDDEIRGLDSPEFIVLDPDSRFSQLGHLPMAEDPGRCLFFQSRSFQALGADTVSALTSRWMRDVFGGGDALPFIRPPKGAVDFARAVRKKARGRILATVAFGVGGNDDKRLGKEFEAGLIRRMAREKNVTVLYFKGAGKEEQTRSARILDRLSGSFSVAELEGDDPGPAVTGDAPDIIAWQGPLPVYCALIAESDVHVGYDSSNQHIAAACRVPLIDVFADDTPPVFIQRWTPLGQAPVKTVMAFDKSPEGVQKTLEEVMGLFSSLAASCPKPHDTTS, from the coding sequence ATGCCTGACACCCTTTCCCATTCATACGAAAAACAGCTGAGATCCCTGGAGTCCTCCGGGCGTTTGAACGAAGATTCGGCCTGGGAGATCGCCTCGGGCGCGTCTCTGGCCTATGTGGAGCGATTTTTCAAGGACAGGGACTCCCATGACGACGCCCTGGGCGCCCTGTGCGCGCTGGCGGCCCACCCGGACCCGGCCGTGTCCAAAACCGGCGAGACCGGGCTTTTCAGGCTTCTGGCCGAGCGTCTTTCGGACTCATTCGACCCCGACGCCTGCGCGCTTTACGACATGGCCTTTGTGAAAATCATCCAGTTCGCCCGGGGCCGTCTTCGGGGAAAAGAGATCGACCGGGCGCTGGACCGTTTCGGGCTTTTCGGGGAAAAAGAGCTGATTCAAAGAAAAAAAGACATGTCCGGTTTGAACAGACCTTTTGAAGAAAAAGAGCTCAAGGCCGTTAAAAAATGTCTGATTTTAAGCCGGGTGTCCCTGGGCGCCGAGATCGCCGTCACGAGCGTGGCCATCGGCAAAATCCTGGAGGCGTGCCCCAACGCCGAGGCGGTTCTCATCGGCGACGGCGCCATGTCCGGCGTTTTCCACGATGTGGCGCGCTTTCGTGTCCGGCATTGCCCCTATCCCTCGGGCGGGTCTTTGTTTGACCGGCTGGGAATCTGGACGGCCGCGCTTGAGATCGTGGACGATGAAATCCGGGGGCTGGATTCGCCGGAGTTTATCGTCCTGGACCCGGACTCCAGGTTTTCCCAGCTGGGCCATCTTCCCATGGCCGAAGACCCCGGCCGTTGTCTTTTTTTTCAAAGCCGGTCCTTTCAGGCCCTGGGCGCGGATACCGTCAGCGCCCTGACGAGCCGGTGGATGCGGGACGTTTTCGGGGGCGGCGACGCGCTTCCCTTTATCCGGCCGCCAAAGGGCGCCGTTGATTTTGCCCGCGCCGTGAGAAAAAAAGCCCGGGGTCGCATTCTGGCCACCGTGGCCTTCGGGGTGGGGGGCAATGACGACAAACGGCTGGGCAAAGAGTTTGAGGCGGGGCTGATCCGGCGGATGGCCCGGGAAAAGAACGTGACGGTTTTATACTTTAAAGGCGCCGGCAAAGAGGAGCAGACCCGGTCCGCCCGGATATTGGACCGGCTGTCCGGGTCGTTTTCCGTGGCGGAGCTGGAAGGGGATGATCCCGGCCCCGCGGTCACTGGAGACGCGCCGGACATCATCGCCTGGCAGGGGCCCCTTCCGGTTTACTGCGCGCTCATCGCCGAGTCCGATGTCCATGTGGGATACGACTCGTCCAATCAGCACATCGCGGCGGCCTGCCGGGTTCCTCTGATCGACGTTTTCGCGGATGACACCCCGCCGGTTTTCATCCAAAGATGGACGCCTTTGGGACAGGCGCCGGTGAAAACGGTCATGGCCTTTGACAAAAGCCCCGAAGGCGTCCAAAAAACCCTGGAGGAGGTCATGGGGCTTTTTTCATCCCTGGCCGCCTCATGCCCAAAACCTCATGACACCACCTCATGA
- a CDS encoding conserved membrane hypothetical protein (Evidence 4 : Unknown function but conserved in other organisms), whose product MTHSVQALPLAQLALAFIPALAVICVLWRWGLNYRNAIHGLSRMLGQLLLIGYFLVFLFESDQVWIILGVLSVMVLVSSWIALRTVRASRAALYGRALISITAGGGLVLALVVVGVLRLDPWHLPRYLIPLAGMIFSNAMNSVSLAADRMGAEIKRGVLPGEARSIAFRASLIPITNSLFAVGLVAIPGMMTGQILTGASPLLAARYQIMVMCMVYGASGISSALFLFSLAKKAPGIFIKGAGPEKRKDA is encoded by the coding sequence ATGACTCACTCCGTCCAGGCCCTTCCCCTGGCCCAGCTGGCGCTGGCGTTTATTCCGGCGCTGGCGGTCATATGCGTTTTGTGGCGGTGGGGGCTGAATTATCGAAACGCGATCCACGGACTCTCCCGCATGCTGGGCCAGCTCCTTCTGATCGGGTATTTCCTGGTTTTTCTGTTTGAATCCGACCAGGTGTGGATCATCCTGGGCGTTCTTTCCGTCATGGTCCTGGTCTCAAGCTGGATCGCGCTCAGGACCGTCCGGGCGAGTCGGGCGGCCCTTTACGGACGGGCCCTTATCTCCATCACCGCGGGCGGGGGCCTGGTCCTGGCCCTGGTGGTCGTCGGGGTTCTCCGTCTCGACCCCTGGCATCTGCCCCGGTACCTGATTCCTTTGGCCGGGATGATTTTTTCAAACGCCATGAACAGCGTGAGCCTGGCGGCGGACCGGATGGGCGCCGAGATCAAGCGGGGCGTCCTGCCCGGGGAGGCCCGGTCCATCGCCTTCAGGGCCTCGCTGATTCCCATCACCAACTCGCTTTTCGCCGTGGGTCTTGTGGCCATCCCCGGCATGATGACCGGGCAGATCCTGACCGGCGCCTCCCCGCTTCTGGCGGCGCGCTACCAGATCATGGTGATGTGCATGGTTTACGGCGCATCCGGGATATCATCGGCCTTGTTTTTGTTTTCCCTTGCCAAAAAAGCGCCCGGGATTTTCATCAAAGGCGCCGGCCCCGAGAAGAGAAAAGATGCCTGA
- a CDS encoding hypothetical protein (Evidence 5 : Unknown function), with translation MTQTLYATYDGHVLIPEGKVDLLPNERYLIRIEADPDREKNRLFGIWKDHDGTRNVNGYVRDLRG, from the coding sequence ATGACACAAACACTGTATGCGACATATGACGGGCATGTGCTTATTCCGGAGGGAAAGGTTGATTTATTGCCCAACGAACGGTATTTGATTCGGATTGAGGCGGATCCGGATCGGGAAAAAAACAGATTGTTCGGCATCTGGAAAGACCATGATGGAACGCGAAATGTGAATGGCTATGTAAGAGATCTACGCGGATGA
- a CDS encoding exported hypothetical protein (Evidence 5 : Unknown function) has translation MFYKKGRMKYILFIVIFFSATNAFADSEYYCAYFGGVMRQSGQKTPIYGPGFEGQPCQSGDALTIISYDHTGLGRESMYLSNEISELCDLKYPVTVIGPIDKGNTESGSMHAVCTYLGKRREIRK, from the coding sequence ATGTTTTATAAAAAGGGTCGCATGAAATATATATTATTTATTGTCATCTTCTTTTCGGCCACCAATGCTTTCGCGGATAGTGAATACTACTGCGCCTACTTTGGCGGAGTTATGAGACAGTCTGGGCAGAAAACGCCGATATATGGCCCTGGCTTTGAAGGCCAGCCATGCCAGTCAGGCGATGCTCTAACAATTATTTCATATGATCATACGGGCCTTGGCAGAGAATCTATGTATCTTAGCAACGAGATATCTGAACTGTGCGATCTCAAATATCCGGTCACTGTTATCGGCCCTATTGACAAGGGCAACACTGAAAGTGGTTCTATGCACGCAGTATGCACATACTTGGGGAAGAGAAGAGAAATAAGGAAATAA
- a CDS encoding conserved hypothetical protein (Evidence 4 : Unknown function but conserved in other organisms), translating into MIKPVFLDTSYLLALLNSHDEFHQQALTLADEIHGKLITTEAVLTEIGNALAKIQWRELAVDTLNDLQNDEDVEVLSVSPELFSTALNLYSLRMDKEWGLTDCISIAVMKERKMTDVLTTDHHFEQAGFKALLRDLRR; encoded by the coding sequence ATGATTAAGCCTGTTTTTTTGGATACCAGCTATTTACTGGCTTTGCTTAACTCCCACGACGAATTCCATCAACAAGCTTTGACGCTGGCTGATGAAATTCACGGGAAACTGATCACGACCGAAGCTGTTTTAACTGAAATAGGCAATGCGCTGGCCAAAATCCAATGGCGTGAGCTGGCGGTTGACACGCTGAATGATCTTCAAAATGATGAAGATGTGGAAGTCCTTTCAGTAAGTCCTGAGTTGTTTTCAACGGCTCTGAATCTCTATTCTTTACGAATGGACAAAGAATGGGGTCTTACGGATTGTATTTCCATCGCAGTGATGAAGGAACGAAAAATGACAGACGTGTTGACGACCGATCATCATTTTGAGCAGGCGGGATTCAAGGCTTTGTTGCGTGATCTCCGAAGATGA
- a CDS encoding conserved hypothetical protein (Evidence 4 : Unknown function but conserved in other organisms), whose translation MTQTLYATYDGRVLMPEGKVDLLPNERYFIRIEAKSERKITRKKKILKRISARAMDLEISDLAEQHDHYLYGTEKR comes from the coding sequence ATGACACAAACACTGTATGCGACATATGACGGGCGTGTCCTCATGCCGGAAGGAAAAGTTGATTTATTGCCCAACGAACGGTATTTCATTCGGATTGAGGCAAAGTCGGAGCGGAAAATCACGCGAAAGAAAAAAATCCTGAAGCGGATATCGGCAAGAGCCATGGATTTGGAAATCTCCGATCTGGCCGAGCAACATGATCATTACCTTTATGGAACCGAAAAACGATGA